A genomic stretch from bacterium includes:
- the bioB gene encoding biotin synthase BioB, with protein sequence MNNEQRINELMELYNLPVNELIEISSKITQENFKNNEVEFCSIISAKTGKCEENCKYCSQSGHHKAKITVHPLISVEEVKKSAESAKENGATRFCVVTSGRSPEKEDFQKILEMIKTVSAIEGIHSCCSLGILEEEQVKQIKEAGIERYNHNINTSKSFHENICTTHDFQDRINTVKLIQKYGIEACTGVIIGMGESRQQRIEMALELAELNPTSVPINFLNPIEGTPLENLQSEIDEEEILKTIAIFRIALPKSLIRYAGGRSTRFSKEYQLLGIKAGVNALLVGNYLTTTGINPDEDLQLVNNAGMCVVKN encoded by the coding sequence ATGAATAACGAACAAAGAATAAATGAATTAATGGAATTATATAATTTACCTGTTAATGAGTTGATAGAAATTTCATCAAAAATAACACAGGAAAATTTTAAGAATAATGAAGTGGAATTTTGCAGTATTATAAGTGCTAAAACAGGTAAATGCGAAGAAAATTGCAAATATTGTTCCCAGAGCGGACATCACAAAGCAAAAATAACTGTTCATCCTTTGATTTCCGTTGAAGAAGTTAAAAAATCGGCAGAAAGCGCTAAAGAAAACGGTGCGACAAGGTTTTGCGTGGTAACTTCCGGCAGAAGCCCCGAAAAAGAAGATTTTCAAAAAATATTAGAAATGATAAAAACTGTTTCGGCAATAGAAGGTATTCATTCGTGCTGTTCTCTTGGTATTCTTGAAGAAGAACAGGTTAAACAGATTAAAGAAGCAGGGATAGAAAGATATAACCATAATATAAACACCTCAAAGTCTTTCCACGAAAATATTTGCACAACTCATGATTTTCAGGACAGAATTAATACAGTCAAACTTATTCAAAAATACGGCATAGAAGCCTGTACAGGTGTTATTATAGGAATGGGCGAATCAAGACAGCAAAGAATAGAAATGGCCCTTGAGCTTGCGGAATTGAATCCGACTTCTGTGCCTATTAATTTCTTAAATCCAATAGAAGGAACTCCTCTGGAAAACCTTCAGTCTGAAATTGACGAAGAAGAAATCCTTAAAACCATTGCAATATTCAGAATAGCCCTCCCAAAATCTTTAATAAGATATGCCGGAGGAAGATCAACAAGATTTTCAAAAGAATATCAGCTTTTAGGCATAAAAGCCGGTGTAAATGCTCTTTTAGTGGGCAATTATTTAACTACAACAGGAATAAATCCTGATGAAGATCTTCAATTAGTTAACAATGCAGGAATGTGCGTCGTTAAAAATTAA